One stretch of Roseovarius mucosus DNA includes these proteins:
- the rplJ gene encoding 50S ribosomal protein L10, which yields MDRAQKEKVVEELGQIFESSGVVVVAHYAGLTVAEMQDLRARARAAEASVRVAKNKLAKIALEGKPCASIANYLTGMTVLTFSEDPVAAAKVCEDFAKANKKFEILGGAMGGTALNRAGVEAVSKMPSREELIASIVGCIGAPASNIAGAIGAPASNIAGILSTIIEKAEAA from the coding sequence GTGGATAGAGCCCAGAAAGAGAAAGTGGTCGAGGAACTCGGCCAGATCTTTGAAAGCTCTGGCGTTGTAGTGGTCGCCCACTACGCGGGTCTTACAGTTGCCGAAATGCAGGATCTGCGTGCCCGCGCCCGTGCGGCAGAGGCATCAGTTCGTGTAGCCAAGAACAAGCTCGCCAAGATCGCCCTTGAGGGCAAGCCGTGCGCAAGCATTGCGAACTACCTCACGGGCATGACCGTGCTTACCTTCTCCGAGGACCCCGTGGCAGCCGCCAAGGTGTGCGAGGACTTTGCCAAGGCGAACAAAAAGTTCGAAATCCTTGGTGGGGCCATGGGTGGCACGGCTCTGAACCGGGCCGGCGTCGAAGCCGTGTCGAAAATGCCCTCGCGTGAAGAGCTTATTGCTTCGATCGTGGGCTGCATCGGCGCACCTGCTTCGAACATCGCCGGTGCGATTGGCGCGCCTGCTTCGAATATCGCGGGCATCCTTTCGACGATCATCGAAAAGGCTGAGGCCGCGTAA
- a CDS encoding CoA transferase yields MGGILKGMRVVEGSAFVAVPLAGMTLAQMGAEVIRFDRMGGGLDAGRWPLAPSGQSLFWAGLNKGKKSIAVDMTRPEGQDLVTRIITAPGEDAGLFLTNLRVRGWMDYETLSQYRADLVMVTLMGDRHGRPAVDYTVNPALGIPEMTGPVGWPEPVAHALPAWDIAAGHLVVSSLLAAERERLRRGRGQEVELSLKDVAAATIGHLGLIGDAALNDKERGKSGNALYGAYGQDFVCACGRRVIVIGLTHRQWRGLVKATGTEAAMAALAARSGRDLNDEGNRWHLRREITAILRPWFATRELSSFAEAFDAAGLTWSVFRTVREALAEDPDLSEDNPMFKLLMQPGLGRFPVPGHPAAFSAHERAAPQPAPQLGAHTEEVLGDVAGLSDTEIAQLFDTGVVQSPRFGARPAA; encoded by the coding sequence ATGGGCGGGATACTCAAAGGAATGCGCGTGGTCGAAGGATCGGCCTTTGTTGCGGTGCCGCTGGCGGGAATGACGCTGGCACAGATGGGGGCCGAGGTCATCCGGTTTGACCGCATGGGAGGCGGGCTTGATGCGGGTCGTTGGCCGCTGGCCCCGTCTGGGCAAAGCCTCTTTTGGGCGGGGCTGAACAAGGGCAAGAAATCCATCGCCGTGGATATGACCCGCCCCGAGGGGCAGGACCTCGTGACGCGGATCATCACTGCGCCGGGCGAGGATGCGGGCCTTTTCCTGACAAACCTTCGGGTGCGCGGCTGGATGGATTATGAAACCCTCAGCCAATACCGCGCGGATTTGGTGATGGTCACGCTCATGGGGGATCGTCACGGTCGCCCGGCTGTGGATTATACCGTCAACCCCGCCCTTGGGATACCCGAGATGACGGGGCCTGTGGGCTGGCCCGAGCCTGTGGCCCATGCCTTGCCCGCTTGGGATATTGCTGCGGGGCACTTGGTGGTGTCCTCGCTCTTGGCGGCAGAGCGCGAGCGTTTGCGCCGGGGCAGGGGGCAAGAGGTTGAACTGTCGCTCAAGGATGTGGCAGCGGCCACCATCGGGCATCTGGGGCTGATCGGTGATGCCGCCCTCAATGACAAGGAGCGCGGCAAGTCTGGCAATGCGCTATACGGGGCGTATGGCCAGGATTTCGTCTGTGCTTGCGGGCGGCGGGTGATTGTGATCGGTCTGACCCATCGCCAATGGCGCGGGCTGGTCAAGGCCACGGGCACCGAGGCCGCGATGGCAGCCTTGGCCGCGCGCAGCGGTCGCGATCTGAATGATGAGGGCAATCGCTGGCACCTGCGCCGCGAGATCACGGCGATCCTGCGCCCATGGTTTGCGACGCGCGAATTGAGCAGCTTTGCCGAGGCGTTTGATGCGGCAGGCCTGACCTGGTCGGTTTTTCGGACCGTGCGCGAGGCTTTGGCCGAAGATCCGGATCTGAGCGAAGATAATCCTATGTTCAAACTCTTGATGCAGCCGGGTTTGGGCCGGTTTCCGGTGCCCGGGCATCCTGCGGCATTTTCGGCCCATGAAAGAGCAGCACCCCAGCCCGCGCCGCAACTTGGCGCGCATACCGAAGAAGTTTTGGGCGATGTGGCTGGCCTCAGCGACACAGAGATTGCGCAGCTTTTTGATACTGGCGTCGTACAAAGCCCCCGCTTCGGGGCACGTCCGGCCGCCTGA
- the secE gene encoding preprotein translocase subunit SecE, protein MARTNPVQFIQQVRSEVAKVVWPNRREVMLTTVMVFIMATITAIFFALVDLGIRSGLQGVLSLFG, encoded by the coding sequence ATGGCACGCACGAACCCGGTTCAATTCATTCAGCAGGTCCGCTCGGAAGTGGCCAAGGTCGTTTGGCCTAACCGCCGTGAGGTGATGCTGACCACGGTCATGGTGTTTATCATGGCCACGATTACGGCGATCTTCTTTGCCTTGGTCGACTTGGGCATCCGTAGTGGTTTGCAAGGGGTGCTGAGCCTGTTCGGCTGA
- the rpoB gene encoding DNA-directed RNA polymerase subunit beta, whose translation MAQSFLGQKRLRRYYGKIREVLEMPNLIEVQKSSYDLFLKSGDQPQPQDGEGIKGVFQSVFPIKDFNETSVLEFVSYELEKPKYDVDECMQRDMTYAAPLKVKLRLIVFDIDEDTGAKSVKDIKEQDVFMGDMPLMTPNGTFVVNGTERVIVSQMHRSPGVFFDHDKGKTHSSGKLLFTCRIIPYRGSWLDFEFDAKDIVFARIDRRRKLPVTTLLYSLGLDQEGIMNAYYDTVDYKLKKKKGWVTKFFPERVRGTRPTYDLIDANTGEVIFEASKKITPRAVKQLIDEGNVTELLVPFEHIVGKFVARDIIDEETGAIYVEAGDELTLEYGKDGEISGGTLQDLLDAGITDIPVLDIDGINVGAYIRNTMAADKNMNRESALMDIYRVMRPGEPPTEEASAALFDTLFFDAERYDLSAVGRVKMNMRLNLDKPDTQRTLDRDDIVACVKALVELRDGKGDIDDIDHLGNRRVRSVGELMENQYRVGLLRMERAIKERMSSVEIDTVMPQDLINAKPAAAAVREFFGSSQLSQFMDQTNPLSEVTHKRRLSALGPGGLTRERAGFEVRDVHPTHYGRMCPIETPEGPNIGLINSLATFARVNKYGFIETPYRKVIDGQVTDEVQYMSATEEMRHTVAQANANLDEGGRFVNDLVSTRQSGEYMLAPRESVDLIDVSPKQLVSVAASLIPFLENDDANRALMGSNMQRQAVPTLRAEAPLVGTGIEGVVARDSGAAIMAKRAGVIDQVDAQRIVIRATADLEIGDPGVDIYRMRKFQRSNQNSCINQQPLVKVGDTVQKGEVIADGPCTDMGELALGKNVITAFMPWNGYNYEDSILISERIVRDDVFTSIHIEEFEVAARDTKLGPEEITRDIPNVGEEALRNLDEAGIVYIGADVEPGDILVGKITPKGESPMTPEEKLLRAIFGEKASDVRDTSLRVKPGDYGTVVEVRVFNRHGVEKDERALQIEREEVERLARDRDDELAILDRNIYARLRTLIMGKVAVKGPKGVKANSDITEELLSTLTKGQWWQLALKDEADAKIVEALHDQYEAQKRTLDARFEDKVEKVRRGDDLPPGVMKMVKVFIAVKRKLQPGDKMAGRHGNKGVVSKVIPIEDMPFLADGTPVDICLNPLGVPSRMNVGQILETHMGWAARSLGLKIDEALQDYRRSGDLTPVREAMRIAYGDDVYAEGIEGMDETTLIESAGTVTSGVPIATPVFDGAKEADVNDALRRAGFDTSGQSVLFDGRTGEQFSRPVTVGIKYLLKLHHLVDDKIHARSTGPYSLVTQQPLGGKAQFGGQRFGEMEVWALEAYGAAYTLQEMLTVKSDDVAGRTKVYESIVKGEDNFEAGIPESFNVLVKEVRGLGLNMELLDAEEDE comes from the coding sequence ATGGCTCAAAGCTTCCTTGGCCAGAAACGCTTGCGCAGATATTACGGCAAAATCCGCGAAGTGCTGGAGATGCCGAATCTGATCGAGGTTCAGAAATCCTCGTATGACCTGTTCCTGAAATCCGGCGACCAGCCCCAGCCGCAGGACGGCGAGGGCATCAAGGGCGTCTTCCAGTCGGTCTTTCCGATCAAGGATTTCAACGAAACCAGCGTGCTGGAATTCGTCAGCTATGAGCTGGAAAAGCCCAAGTATGACGTCGATGAATGCATGCAGCGCGACATGACCTATGCAGCACCCCTCAAGGTCAAGCTGCGTCTCATCGTGTTCGATATCGACGAAGATACCGGCGCCAAATCGGTGAAGGATATCAAGGAACAAGACGTGTTCATGGGCGATATGCCCCTGATGACGCCCAATGGCACCTTTGTGGTCAACGGCACCGAGCGCGTGATCGTATCCCAGATGCACCGCAGCCCCGGCGTGTTCTTTGACCATGACAAGGGCAAGACCCATTCTTCGGGCAAGCTGCTCTTTACCTGCCGGATCATTCCCTATCGCGGGTCGTGGTTGGACTTTGAGTTTGACGCCAAGGACATCGTGTTCGCCCGTATCGACCGTCGCCGCAAATTGCCGGTGACAACGCTGCTGTATTCGCTTGGTCTCGATCAAGAAGGTATCATGAATGCCTATTACGACACCGTTGATTACAAGCTGAAAAAGAAAAAGGGCTGGGTCACCAAGTTCTTCCCCGAGCGCGTGCGCGGCACCCGTCCGACCTATGACCTGATTGATGCCAATACCGGCGAAGTGATCTTTGAAGCGAGCAAAAAGATCACGCCGCGCGCGGTCAAGCAGTTGATCGACGAGGGCAATGTCACCGAGCTTTTGGTGCCGTTCGAGCATATCGTTGGCAAGTTCGTGGCGCGCGACATCATCGACGAAGAGACCGGCGCAATCTATGTCGAAGCGGGCGATGAGCTGACGCTTGAGTATGGCAAGGATGGCGAGATTTCGGGTGGCACGTTGCAAGACCTGCTTGACGCCGGGATCACGGACATTCCGGTTCTCGATATCGACGGCATTAACGTCGGCGCTTACATCCGCAACACCATGGCAGCGGACAAGAACATGAACCGCGAGAGCGCGCTCATGGACATCTACCGCGTCATGCGCCCCGGCGAGCCGCCCACCGAAGAGGCCTCGGCGGCGCTCTTTGATACGTTGTTCTTTGATGCGGAGCGCTATGACCTGTCTGCCGTGGGCCGGGTCAAGATGAACATGCGTCTGAATCTCGATAAGCCGGATACTCAGCGCACATTGGATCGCGATGATATCGTCGCCTGCGTCAAGGCGTTGGTGGAACTGCGTGACGGCAAGGGCGATATTGACGATATCGACCACCTCGGCAACCGCCGGGTCCGGTCGGTCGGCGAATTGATGGAGAACCAGTATCGCGTTGGTCTTCTGCGGATGGAACGTGCGATCAAAGAGCGTATGTCATCGGTCGAGATTGACACGGTGATGCCGCAGGATCTGATCAACGCCAAGCCGGCAGCGGCTGCGGTACGTGAATTCTTCGGCTCTTCGCAGCTGTCGCAGTTCATGGACCAGACCAACCCGCTTTCGGAAGTGACCCACAAGCGCCGTCTTTCGGCGCTCGGGCCGGGCGGTTTGACACGCGAACGCGCGGGCTTTGAGGTGCGCGACGTGCACCCGACCCACTATGGCCGGATGTGCCCGATTGAGACGCCGGAAGGGCCGAACATCGGTCTGATCAACAGCCTCGCCACCTTTGCGCGGGTCAATAAATATGGCTTTATCGAAACACCTTATCGCAAGGTGATCGACGGTCAGGTGACGGACGAAGTGCAATACATGTCCGCCACAGAAGAGATGCGCCACACCGTGGCGCAGGCCAACGCCAATCTCGACGAGGGCGGGCGGTTCGTTAACGATCTGGTCTCGACCCGTCAGTCGGGCGAATACATGCTCGCCCCACGCGAGAGTGTGGACCTGATCGACGTGAGCCCCAAGCAGCTTGTCTCGGTCGCGGCCTCGCTCATTCCCTTCCTTGAGAATGACGACGCCAACCGCGCATTGATGGGCTCTAACATGCAACGTCAGGCGGTTCCGACACTGCGCGCCGAGGCGCCGCTGGTCGGCACCGGTATCGAGGGTGTCGTTGCCCGCGATTCCGGCGCTGCCATCATGGCGAAACGGGCCGGGGTAATCGACCAGGTCGATGCACAGCGGATCGTGATCCGCGCCACCGCTGATCTTGAAATCGGCGATCCGGGCGTGGACATCTACCGCATGCGCAAGTTCCAGCGCTCGAACCAGAACAGCTGCATCAACCAGCAGCCGCTGGTCAAGGTGGGCGATACCGTCCAGAAGGGCGAGGTCATCGCTGATGGTCCTTGCACCGATATGGGCGAACTGGCGCTTGGCAAGAACGTGATCACGGCCTTCATGCCGTGGAACGGCTATAACTACGAAGACTCGATCCTGATTTCCGAGCGGATCGTGCGCGATGACGTCTTTACCTCGATCCATATCGAGGAATTCGAGGTCGCCGCCCGCGATACCAAACTCGGGCCGGAAGAGATCACGCGCGATATCCCGAACGTCGGCGAGGAAGCTCTGCGCAACCTCGACGAAGCGGGCATCGTCTATATCGGTGCTGACGTTGAGCCGGGCGATATCCTTGTGGGCAAGATCACCCCCAAGGGCGAAAGCCCGATGACGCCGGAGGAAAAACTCCTCCGCGCCATCTTTGGCGAAAAGGCCAGCGACGTGCGCGATACCTCCTTGCGCGTCAAGCCGGGTGATTACGGCACAGTCGTCGAAGTGCGGGTGTTCAACCGTCACGGTGTGGAAAAGGACGAGCGCGCGCTTCAGATCGAGCGCGAAGAGGTCGAGCGTCTGGCGCGCGACCGCGACGACGAGCTGGCGATCCTGGATCGCAACATCTATGCCCGTCTGCGCACTCTGATCATGGGCAAGGTTGCCGTGAAAGGCCCCAAGGGCGTCAAGGCGAATTCGGACATCACCGAAGAGTTGCTCTCGACGCTGACCAAGGGCCAGTGGTGGCAGCTTGCCCTCAAGGACGAGGCCGACGCCAAAATCGTCGAGGCGCTGCATGATCAGTATGAGGCGCAAAAGCGCACGCTGGATGCACGGTTCGAAGACAAGGTCGAAAAGGTCCGTCGCGGCGATGATCTGCCGCCGGGTGTCATGAAGATGGTCAAAGTCTTTATCGCGGTGAAGCGCAAGCTGCAGCCGGGTGACAAGATGGCCGGTCGTCACGGCAACAAGGGTGTGGTCTCCAAGGTGATCCCGATCGAGGACATGCCGTTCCTTGCGGATGGGACACCGGTTGATATCTGTCTCAATCCGCTCGGCGTGCCGAGCCGGATGAACGTGGGTCAGATTCTGGAAACCCACATGGGCTGGGCCGCGCGCTCGCTCGGTCTCAAGATCGACGAGGCATTGCAGGACTATCGCCGCTCCGGCGATCTGACCCCTGTGCGCGAGGCGATGCGCATTGCTTATGGCGATGATGTCTATGCCGAAGGGATCGAGGGCATGGATGAGACCACGCTGATCGAGTCTGCAGGCACTGTGACCAGCGGTGTGCCGATTGCCACCCCGGTCTTTGACGGGGCGAAAGAGGCGGATGTCAACGACGCCCTGCGGCGTGCAGGCTTTGACACGAGCGGTCAGTCGGTGCTGTTCGACGGGCGCACGGGCGAGCAGTTCTCGCGCCCTGTGACCGTGGGCATCAAGTATCTGCTCAAACTGCACCACCTTGTCGACGACAAGATCCACGCACGCTCGACCGGGCCCTACAGCCTTGTCACGCAGCAGCCTCTGGGCGGTAAAGCCCAGTTCGGCGGCCAGCGGTTCGGGGAAATGGAGGTCTGGGCACTTGAGGCCTATGGCGCCGCCTATACCCTGCAAGAGATGCTGACGGTCAAGTCGGATGACGTGGCAGGCCGGACCAAGGTCTATGAGAGCATCGTCAAAGGCGAGGACAATTTCGAGGCCGGTATCCCGGAATCGTTCAACGTTCTCGTCAAAGAGGTCCGGGGTCTTGGCCTCAACATGGAACTCCTGGATGCGGAGGAGGATGAGTAA
- a CDS encoding ABC transporter ATP-binding protein — MKRIFQYFEARIDAYPALQPSQPPARFWPFLWHYARPVAPWLIAMSVISAVFAAVEIVLLGYLGTLVNRMSELGPERFLGEEAARLGGMGVLLLIVLPLLSVMGALIMYQTLMGNFPQRIRWQGHRWLLGQSMGYFQEEFAGRIATRLMQTSLAVRETVMKLMDVAVYILAYFIGTLVLAGTQDIRLAAPFAIWALAYGALLGVIVPRLGRVAQEQAHARADMTGRIVDSYTNIATVKLFSHAAREEAYARAGLDGFLQTVHRQMRLVAVQDMSVNLLNALLTGAVTGLGLWLWVQGRIDLGALAVAIPLALRLGNMSHWIMWEFAALFENVGTARDGLATLAMPRTVQDSPTATPLMVHKGAVRCEAVRFVYDSSSTRKVPVIDGLDLTLAPGEKVGLVGRSGAGKSTLINLLLRFHDLSGGRILIDGQDVSQVTQDSLRAAIGVVTQDTALLHRSVRENIAYGRPDATDAEIRAATDLAEATEFIAGLEDARGRRGLEAHVGERGVKLSGGQRQRIAIARAALKDAPLLVLDEATSALDSEVEAAIQTQLYRLMQGKTVIAIAHRLSTIAAMDRLIVMDEGRIVEQGTHAQLLAQDGLYARLWARQSGGFLMD, encoded by the coding sequence ATGAAGCGTATTTTTCAGTATTTCGAGGCGCGTATCGACGCCTATCCCGCGTTGCAACCCAGCCAGCCGCCGGCGCGATTTTGGCCGTTTCTATGGCATTACGCGCGCCCTGTGGCGCCATGGCTCATCGCAATGTCGGTGATCTCGGCGGTGTTTGCGGCTGTTGAAATTGTTCTGCTCGGCTATCTCGGCACGCTGGTCAATCGCATGTCGGAGCTTGGACCAGAGCGGTTTCTGGGCGAAGAGGCCGCGCGCCTTGGCGGCATGGGCGTGCTGCTTTTGATCGTGCTGCCGCTGCTCAGCGTCATGGGCGCGCTGATCATGTATCAGACCCTGATGGGCAATTTCCCGCAGCGCATCCGCTGGCAGGGGCATCGCTGGCTCTTGGGGCAGTCGATGGGCTATTTCCAAGAAGAGTTTGCCGGTCGCATTGCCACCCGGCTGATGCAGACATCCTTGGCCGTGCGGGAAACCGTGATGAAACTGATGGATGTGGCGGTCTATATTCTGGCCTATTTCATCGGAACGCTCGTTCTGGCGGGGACGCAAGATATCCGCCTTGCCGCACCCTTTGCCATCTGGGCTCTGGCCTATGGTGCTCTTTTGGGCGTCATCGTGCCACGTCTGGGGCGGGTTGCACAGGAACAGGCGCATGCCCGGGCTGATATGACGGGACGGATTGTTGACAGCTACACCAATATCGCCACGGTCAAGCTGTTCAGCCATGCTGCACGCGAAGAGGCGTATGCCCGCGCCGGTTTGGATGGGTTCCTTCAGACCGTGCATCGGCAAATGCGTCTTGTGGCGGTGCAGGATATGTCGGTCAACCTGCTCAATGCCCTGCTGACCGGGGCGGTCACGGGGCTTGGCCTTTGGCTTTGGGTGCAGGGGCGGATTGATCTTGGCGCACTCGCGGTTGCCATTCCGCTTGCCTTGCGGCTTGGAAACATGTCGCATTGGATCATGTGGGAATTCGCCGCGCTGTTCGAAAATGTCGGCACCGCGCGCGACGGGTTGGCCACGCTTGCCATGCCGCGCACGGTGCAAGATAGCCCGACGGCGACGCCGTTGATGGTGCATAAGGGGGCCGTGCGCTGCGAAGCGGTGCGCTTTGTCTACGACAGCAGCAGCACACGCAAGGTGCCGGTGATCGACGGTCTTGATCTGACGCTGGCACCGGGGGAAAAGGTGGGGCTGGTCGGGCGCTCTGGCGCTGGAAAATCGACGCTCATCAACCTCTTGCTGCGGTTTCACGACCTGAGCGGCGGGCGCATCCTGATCGACGGTCAGGATGTTTCGCAGGTGACCCAAGACAGTCTGCGCGCGGCCATCGGCGTGGTGACGCAGGATACCGCGCTTTTGCATCGGTCCGTGCGCGAGAATATCGCCTATGGCCGCCCCGATGCGACCGACGCCGAAATTCGCGCCGCCACTGATCTGGCCGAGGCGACGGAGTTTATAGCCGGGCTGGAGGATGCGCGCGGACGCAGGGGCCTAGAGGCACATGTGGGCGAGCGCGGCGTCAAGCTCTCGGGTGGGCAACGTCAGCGCATCGCGATTGCGCGCGCGGCGCTTAAGGATGCGCCGCTGTTGGTGTTGGACGAGGCAACGTCAGCGCTTGATTCCGAGGTAGAGGCCGCCATTCAGACACAGCTTTACCGGCTGATGCAGGGCAAGACCGTGATCGCAATCGCGCATCGCCTCTCGACCATTGCCGCAATGGACCGGCTTATCGTCATGGACGAGGGCCGAATCGTCGAGCAGGGCACGCATGCGCAACTGCTGGCGCAGGACGGGCTTTATGCCCGCCTCTGGGCGCGGCAATCGGGTGGCTTTCTGATGGATTGA
- the nusG gene encoding transcription termination/antitermination protein NusG — protein MAKRWYSVSVLSNFEKKIAEQIRQSVTENGLEDEIDEVLVPTEEVIEIRRGKKVTAERRFMPGYVLVHMEMSDRGYHLISSINRVTGFLGPQGRPMPMRDAEVNAILNRVQEGEESPRTLIHFEIGEKVKVNDGPFEDFDGMVEEVDEDNQRLKVSVSIFGRETPVELEFTQVTKQM, from the coding sequence ATGGCAAAGCGGTGGTACTCGGTCAGTGTTCTCTCGAATTTCGAGAAGAAGATCGCCGAGCAAATCAGACAGTCCGTCACCGAGAACGGCCTTGAGGATGAAATCGACGAAGTTCTGGTTCCCACCGAAGAGGTGATCGAGATCCGTCGTGGAAAAAAAGTGACCGCCGAGCGTCGCTTCATGCCCGGTTACGTGCTGGTGCATATGGAGATGTCGGATCGTGGCTATCACCTGATCAGCTCGATTAACCGTGTGACCGGGTTTCTGGGGCCGCAGGGCCGCCCGATGCCGATGCGGGACGCCGAGGTGAACGCCATCCTGAACCGAGTGCAAGAGGGTGAAGAAAGCCCGCGCACCCTGATCCACTTCGAGATCGGCGAGAAGGTTAAGGTTAACGACGGCCCGTTCGAGGATTTCGACGGCATGGTCGAGGAAGTGGACGAAGACAACCAGCGCCTCAAGGTCTCGGTGTCGATCTTTGGCCGGGAAACGCCGGTTGAACTGGAATTCACTCAGGTCACGAAACAGATGTGA
- the rplL gene encoding 50S ribosomal protein L7/L12, whose product MADLKKLAEEIVGLTLLEAQELKTILKDEYGIEPAAGGAIMMAGPAGDAGGSDAEEQTEFDVILKSAGASKINVIKEVRAITGLGLKEAKDLVDAGGKAVKEQVSKDEADDIKAKLEAAGAEVEIK is encoded by the coding sequence ATGGCTGATCTGAAGAAACTGGCAGAAGAGATCGTTGGTCTGACGCTTCTCGAAGCACAAGAACTGAAAACCATCCTCAAGGATGAATATGGTATCGAGCCCGCTGCTGGCGGCGCGATCATGATGGCTGGCCCGGCGGGCGATGCTGGCGGGTCGGATGCTGAAGAGCAGACCGAGTTCGACGTCATCCTGAAGTCGGCTGGTGCCTCCAAGATCAACGTGATCAAGGAAGTGCGCGCAATCACCGGTCTGGGCCTGAAAGAAGCCAAAGACCTGGTCGACGCAGGCGGCAAAGCTGTCAAAGAGCAAGTCTCGAAAGACGAGGCCGACGACATCAAAGCCAAGCTGGAAGCAGCTGGCGCAGAGGTCGAAATCAAGTAA
- the rplA gene encoding 50S ribosomal protein L1, translating into MAKLGKRTRALREAFDGKDNMSVEDAIALIKGNATAKFDETVEISMNLGVDPRHADQMVRGVVGLPNGTGKTVRVAVFARGTKADEAQAAGADIVGAEDLMETIQSGKIDFDRCIATPDMMPIVGRLGKVLGPRNLMPNPKIGTVTMDVAQAVKDAKGGQVQFKAEKAGVVHAGIGKASFDAAKLAENVRAFVSAVQRAKPTGAKGTYVKKISLSSTMGAGVTVDVNSAVVE; encoded by the coding sequence ATGGCAAAGCTTGGAAAACGGACCCGCGCCCTGCGTGAAGCCTTTGACGGCAAGGACAACATGAGCGTCGAAGACGCGATTGCCCTGATCAAAGGTAATGCGACCGCTAAATTCGACGAAACCGTCGAAATCTCGATGAACCTCGGGGTTGATCCCCGCCACGCCGACCAAATGGTGCGCGGCGTTGTCGGCCTGCCCAATGGCACCGGCAAGACCGTGCGCGTTGCAGTGTTTGCACGCGGCACCAAGGCTGATGAGGCTCAGGCTGCCGGTGCCGATATCGTCGGCGCAGAGGATCTGATGGAGACCATCCAGAGCGGCAAGATCGATTTTGATCGCTGCATCGCCACCCCCGACATGATGCCCATCGTGGGTCGTCTGGGCAAGGTTCTGGGCCCGCGCAACCTGATGCCGAACCCCAAGATTGGCACGGTGACGATGGATGTCGCGCAGGCGGTCAAGGATGCCAAGGGCGGTCAGGTACAGTTCAAGGCTGAAAAAGCCGGTGTTGTGCATGCCGGTATTGGCAAGGCGTCGTTCGATGCGGCCAAACTGGCCGAGAACGTGCGCGCCTTTGTGTCTGCTGTGCAGCGTGCCAAGCCGACCGGTGCCAAGGGCACTTACGTCAAGAAAATCTCGCTCTCGTCCACCATGGGCGCAGGCGTGACGGTCGACGTCAACAGCGCTGTTGTCGAGTAA
- the rplK gene encoding 50S ribosomal protein L11, whose protein sequence is MAKKLIGTLKLQVKAGQANPSPPVGPALGQRGINIMEFCKAFNAKTADLEPGAPCPVVISYYQDKSFELAIKTPPASYFLKKAAKLQSGSKTPGRASAGTVTIAQVREIAEAKWKDLNANDIDAAMQIILGSARSMGIEVK, encoded by the coding sequence ATGGCCAAGAAACTTATCGGGACGCTCAAGCTGCAGGTGAAAGCCGGGCAAGCCAACCCCAGCCCGCCCGTAGGCCCTGCATTGGGTCAGCGCGGCATCAATATCATGGAATTCTGCAAGGCGTTCAACGCCAAGACTGCGGATCTTGAGCCGGGCGCACCGTGCCCTGTCGTGATTTCCTACTATCAGGACAAGTCCTTTGAGTTGGCGATCAAGACGCCGCCTGCGTCCTATTTCCTCAAGAAAGCGGCCAAGCTGCAATCCGGGTCCAAGACCCCGGGTCGTGCGTCTGCTGGCACCGTGACCATCGCGCAGGTGCGCGAAATAGCGGAAGCCAAGTGGAAAGACCTGAACGCGAACGACATCGACGCCGCTATGCAGATCATTCTGGGCAGCGCGCGGTCCATGGGCATCGAGGTGAAGTAA